The proteins below come from a single bacterium genomic window:
- the acpS gene encoding holo-ACP synthase, which produces MTEFVIGTGVDLVENERLRVLLDKWGDRFKSRVFLPSEQAYCESKASPWLYYAGRFAVKEAVSKAFGTGIGTDLNWLDMEVVKNPATGAPSIALSPHGQLLARKQKVLRVLISLSHTHNFAIAHALLIGEKRGEE; this is translated from the coding sequence ATGACGGAATTTGTCATCGGTACCGGCGTGGATCTGGTTGAAAACGAACGCTTGCGTGTGCTTCTGGACAAGTGGGGTGACCGGTTTAAATCGCGGGTATTTCTCCCCTCCGAGCAGGCATATTGCGAAAGCAAAGCGTCACCGTGGCTTTATTACGCGGGCCGTTTCGCCGTCAAGGAAGCTGTGTCCAAAGCCTTTGGTACCGGCATTGGCACCGACCTTAACTGGCTCGATATGGAGGTTGTGAAAAATCCCGCAACCGGAGCCCCCTCCATCGCCCTGAGTCCGCACGGCCAACTTCTCGCCCGTAAACAAAAGGTACTCCGGGTATTGATCAGCCTTTCCCATACTCATAATTTTGCAATCGCCCATGCGCTTCTGATTGGTGAAAAACGAGGTGAAGAATGA
- a CDS encoding NAD(P)H-hydrate dehydratase codes for MKAVTTAQMRELDKIATTEFAIPGFELMRRAGEGIAGTVSYLAERIRGRDAFIHLIAGRGNNGGDAFAAALLLHEEDFDVEVLLAGSASDIRGDALRHLSKMRAAGIPLIELPTKEAWADAMQTAGSGEIIVDGVLGIGASGPPRGPIAGAIHYINSISDDNLVVSIDIPSGLNADTGEAPGEVVIADVTATIGMPKIGMLTQQALPYVGTLDVIGIGIPMELTSTYESARHLITGWDVRQRMPKRSRLAHKGDYGHALIIGGAIGYAGAPAMAAIAAQRSGAGLVSALIPRSIYTIVAGTMLEVMTHPGDETNTGSLNAVNWEQWRGRINEFSSIVAGPGMSRHPDTTFWVHQLLKECRRPLLLDADALNVLEGNPERIAKAQCPVVITPHPGELARLLGCTTQEVQQNREAAVQDAAERTNAVVILKGAGTLVAQKGQPLHMNMTGNPGMATGGTGDILSGFIGGLMAQGLSPFDAACVGVFLHGRAGDNAMWVRSQASLTATDLLKEFGNVFREVTIR; via the coding sequence ATGAAAGCTGTAACGACCGCTCAGATGAGGGAGCTCGACAAGATCGCAACCACGGAATTTGCCATTCCGGGTTTCGAATTAATGCGGCGCGCCGGAGAGGGCATTGCCGGCACGGTGAGCTATCTCGCCGAGCGAATCCGCGGAAGAGATGCCTTTATCCATCTTATCGCTGGACGCGGCAACAACGGAGGCGACGCTTTTGCGGCCGCCTTGCTTTTGCACGAGGAAGATTTTGACGTCGAAGTCCTGCTCGCCGGTTCGGCATCGGATATCCGGGGTGATGCCCTGCGCCATCTCAGCAAAATGCGTGCGGCAGGCATTCCCCTGATTGAACTCCCCACCAAAGAAGCATGGGCAGATGCCATGCAGACCGCCGGAAGCGGGGAAATCATCGTTGATGGAGTTCTGGGAATTGGTGCCAGCGGCCCGCCACGTGGTCCAATTGCCGGGGCGATTCATTATATCAACAGTATCTCGGACGATAATCTGGTGGTCTCCATTGATATCCCCTCAGGGTTGAACGCCGATACAGGGGAGGCCCCTGGCGAGGTCGTCATTGCAGATGTCACCGCCACCATTGGAATGCCTAAAATCGGCATGCTTACCCAGCAGGCGCTTCCCTATGTTGGCACCCTGGATGTCATTGGCATCGGCATTCCCATGGAATTAACCTCCACCTACGAATCTGCCCGCCACCTGATCACTGGCTGGGACGTCAGGCAGCGCATGCCCAAGCGGTCACGGCTGGCGCATAAAGGGGACTACGGTCATGCCCTGATCATTGGCGGCGCCATCGGCTACGCAGGGGCCCCCGCGATGGCGGCCATTGCGGCACAACGCTCCGGTGCCGGCCTGGTCAGCGCCCTGATTCCACGATCCATTTATACGATCGTGGCAGGCACCATGCTGGAAGTGATGACTCACCCCGGAGATGAAACCAATACAGGCTCCCTGAATGCGGTAAACTGGGAACAATGGCGGGGGCGCATTAATGAGTTTTCCTCTATCGTGGCAGGCCCCGGCATGAGCCGGCACCCAGACACCACGTTCTGGGTTCATCAATTGCTCAAAGAATGCCGAAGGCCTCTGCTGCTGGATGCCGATGCCCTTAACGTCCTTGAAGGCAACCCTGAGCGCATTGCCAAGGCCCAGTGCCCGGTGGTCATCACGCCACATCCCGGCGAACTGGCGCGCCTGCTAGGCTGTACCACCCAGGAGGTGCAGCAGAACCGTGAGGCGGCCGTTCAGGATGCGGCTGAACGCACGAACGCGGTAGTGATTCTAAAGGGGGCCGGTACTCTGGTCGCCCAGAAGGGGCAGCCGTTACACATGAATATGACGGGCAATCCTGGTATGGCCACTGGCGGAACCGGCGATATTCTGTCAGGCTTCATAGGGGGGCTGATGGCGCAAGGCCTCTCTCCATTTGATGCGGCCTGTGTGGGCGTCTTCCTGCATGGACGCGCTGGGGATAATGCCATGTGGGTTCGCTCTCAGGCCAGCCTGACGGCAACCGACCTGCTCAAGGAATTCGGTAATGTTTTCCGCGAAGTCACGATCAGGTAG
- a CDS encoding tRNA (cytidine(34)-2'-O)-methyltransferase gives MKHTHERRHALPMIWPKPSLNIALVEPEIPPNTGNIARLCAATGTRLHLIEPLGFQLTSAHLKRAGLDYWDSVDITRHASLDAFQQSRGSPRCFYFSTRAKRSYTEVIYLPGDTLIFGSESKGLPEALLDAHEAQTLGIPILTEHVRSLNLANAVSIVLYEALRQINR, from the coding sequence ATGAAACATACCCACGAACGCCGGCATGCTTTACCGATGATCTGGCCCAAGCCGTCACTGAATATTGCTTTGGTTGAGCCCGAAATTCCCCCCAACACCGGCAATATTGCCCGGCTTTGCGCTGCCACAGGGACTCGCCTGCACCTGATCGAACCACTGGGGTTTCAGTTGACCAGCGCGCACCTGAAGCGGGCGGGACTGGATTACTGGGATTCCGTGGATATCACCCGTCACGCCTCACTTGACGCCTTCCAGCAAAGCCGGGGCAGCCCACGCTGTTTCTACTTCAGCACCCGGGCCAAGCGCTCCTACACCGAGGTGATCTATCTTCCCGGGGATACTCTGATCTTCGGCAGCGAATCAAAAGGACTACCGGAGGCATTGCTGGATGCTCATGAGGCTCAGACGCTCGGGATCCCTATCCTGACCGAACATGTCCGTTCCCTCAATCTCGCCAATGCCGTCTCCATCGTTCTGTACGAAGCACTGCGCCAAATTAACCGGTAG